DNA sequence from the Pseudomonas tritici genome:
CCCTCTACCGTGGCCAGCTCTTCATGCACGGTGATCGCCAGCAGTGGGCGCCACAGGGCTACCAGCAACACCAGCACGGTCGCGCTGCCGCCGAGGATCCAGGCCAAGTCAGTGGGGCTGATCGCCAGCAGATCGCCGAACAGGTAGGCCATCAGGTCGATACGCACTTCGTGCATAAAGCTCAGCACCACCAGGCCCAAAGACAGGGTGCTTGGCGCCAGGATGCCCAGCAGGGTATCGGAAGCCAGTGGCTGGCGCTGTTGCAGGGTTACCAGCAGCACCGCCAAGAGCAGGCAACCCACGGTCACGGCGATGGTCGGGCTTACATCGAGCAAAAAGCCCATGGCCACGCCTAACAACGCGGCATGCGACAAGGTGTCGCCGAAATACGCCATGCGCCGCCAGACCACGAACGAGCCCAACGGACCCGCAACCAGTGCCAAAGCCAAGCCTGCCAGCAGGGCGTAGAGCAGAAAATCAGCCATGCTTGCAGCTATCTCCATGAACGTGAGGGGTAGAAGGATCCTCCACGACCGCGCCATGCAGGTCATGCGCGTGGTCGTGGTGGTGGTGATAGATCGCCAGGCTCTGCGCGTTTTTGCCGAACAGCTCGACGAACGCGGGGTCGCCACTGACCTGTTCCGGGTGGCCGGAGCAGCACACGTGTCGATTGAGGCAGACCACTTGGTCGGTGGTGCTCATCACCAAGTGCAAGTCGTGGGACACCATCAGCACGCCGCAGCCATGCCGGTCGCGCAGGCGCGTGATCAGGCTGTACAGCTCGGCCTGTCCGGCGACGTCGACGCCCTGCACGGGTTCATCCAGTACCAGCAGTTCCGGCTCGCGCAACAAGGCGCGGGCCAGCAGCACGCGCTGCATTTCGCCGCCGGAGATGCTTTGCACCGGGCTGTCGATCACCTGTTCGGCGCCGACTTCCTTGAGCGCAGCCTGCGCGCGGGTGCGGTCCACGCCCGGCACCAGGCGCAGGAATCGCAACACCGAGAGTGGCAGCGTGGGGTCGACGTGCAGCTTCTGCGGCATGTAGCCGACGCGTAGCTTGGGCTTGCGCCAGACGCTGCCGGTGTCGGGCTTGAGCAGGCCGAGCACGGCGCGCACCAGTGTGGTCTTGCCGGCGCCGTTAGGGCCGATCAGGGTGACGATCTGCCCGGGTTCGACGCTCAGTGCGATGTTATCCAGCACGTTTTGCCCGGCGAACGTGACCCCGACTTGTTCCAGGCGGATTAACGCATTGCTCATCAAGCCCCCTGGCAGCCCGAGCACAGGCCGACTACTTCGACCGTTTGCCCTTCGACCGTAAAGCCGACATCGGCAGCGCTGCTGATAATGGCGTCGCTGATGCTTTTTTGTTCAAGTTCGATGGCGGCATGGCACGCGCGGCAGATCAGGAATTGACCTTGATGCGCGTGTTCCGGGTGGTTGCAGCCGACAAAAGCGTTGAGCGAGGCAATGCGGTGCACCAGGCCGTTTTCCAGCAGGAAATCCAGCGCACGGTAGACCGTGGGTGGCGCTGCGCGGCGGCCGTCCTGCTCGCTGAGCACCCCGAGAATGTCGTAGGCGCCCAGTGGCTTGTGGCTCTGCCACACCAGTTCCAGTACACGCCGACGCAAGGCGGTCAGGCGCAAACCCTTCTGTGCACAGAGGGTATCGGCCTCCGACAGCGCGGTATGCACGCAGTGGGAGTGGTCGTGGGGACGGCTGGCAAGCGGTGTAATAGGCATGAGCGGCGACAGACATTTGATAGAGACGTTATTATGTTACCCGTTCCTACGCCATCGAGTGGTCATCGTGTCCCGACTTTTTCCCGTTTTTGTCGTATTTGTCACCAGTTTGTTCATCAATGGCGCCGCTCAGGCCGAGGTCAAGGTGCTGACCAGCATCAAGCCTTTGCAGTTGATTGCTGCGGCTGTGCAGGACGGCGTGGCGGTTCCGGAGGTGTTGCTGCCGCCGGGTGCATCGCCGCATAACTACGCGCTGCGTCCATCCGACGTACGGCGCGTGCAGGCGGTGGACCTGCTGTACTGGATCGGTCCGGATATGGAGAGTTTCCTGCCGCGCGTGCTGAAAGGTCGTACGGCAACAACGGTAGCGGTGCAGGATCTTCCGGGTATGAAGCTGCGGCGGTTTGCCGAAGATAGCCACTCTCACGCCGACGATGCCGACGAACATGATCATGATCACCGCCCAGGCAGCCTGGATTCGCACTTGTGGCTGTCGACCGTGAATGCTCGCGTGATTGCGGCGCGTATGGCTGCTGATCTGGCGGCCGCTGACCCGGCCAATGCCGTGCGTTATCAGAGCAATGCGAAAGCCTTTGATGGGCGCCTGGATGTTCTGGATGCCCGTCTGAAAGCTCGTCTGGCGCCGATTGGCGGCAAGCCTTACTTCGTGTTTCATGAGGCCTTCGATTACTTCGAAGAGGCTTATGGGCTCAAGCACGCCGGTGTGTTCAGCGTTGCCGCTGAAGTACAGCCGGGCGCCCAGCACGTGGCGGCGATGCGTACGCGTTTGCAGGAAGTGGGCAAGACCTGCGTGTTCAGCGAGCCGCCGTTGCGTCCGCGTTTGGCTGAAACCCTGGTGGCGGGTTTGCCGGTGAAGCTGGCGGAGTTGGATGCGCTGGGCGGGTATACCCCGGCTACGGCTCAGGGTTATGAGCAGGTGTTGGAAAAGTTGGGGAATGACTTGGCTGGGTGCCTGGAATCGTTGTAACAGACGGCGCAGGTCAAATGTGGGAGCTGGCTTGCCTGCGATTGCGGTGGGCCTGCGACGAAATTGCTGGCTGACCTGACGCTATCGCAGGCAAGCCAGCTCCCACATTGACCGAGTTGGGGCTTTAGAGGGCGAACGGCAGTTGGATTGTGACCTGCTGGCGTTGTGCCAAGCGGTGCTCGAACTCTGCCGGGTCATGGATCAACACATCCTGCCCTGCAAACGACTCGGCGGCGATCAGGCGTGACAGCCAGAACCGCACACACGCCACCCGCAACATCGTCGGCCACAGTTCGGCTTCCTTGGCGGTGAACGGTCGCAGGCCGGCATAGGCGCCGAGCAGCGCACGGGCGCGTTGTCCGTCAATCACGCCATCGGCATCCGAACACCAGTCATTCAGGGCGATCGCCACGTCGTACAGCATCGGCCCGGAGCAGGCGTTGTAGAAGTCGATCAGGCCTGTGAGGTGCGTGCCTTCGAACATCGCATTGTCGCGGAACAGGTCGGCGTGGACGTTGGCGCGCGGCAGGGCGAGGATCTGGGCCTTGTGAGCGTCGATTTCCGTCAGTGCAGCTTGCAGCAGGCGCTGCTGTGCGTCGTTCAGGTGCGAAATCAGTTGCGTGCCTTCAGCCAGCATCCACTCCAGGCCGCGGTCGGTCTTGCGTTCCAGCACCTTTTCGCCTTGTGTCGCCAGGTGCAGGTGGCCAAGCAGGTCGCCGACCTGGGTACAGTGCTGGGCGTTGGCGTCCTTGATGTGCTTGCCGGCCAGGCGCGGTTGCAACAGTGCGGGTTTACCTTTTAGCTCGCGAAGAGCCACTCCATCGGTGGTGCGCAGGGCGTAAGGCACCGGCAGGTCGGCGTCGTGGAGCACGTCGAGCAGTTCGATGAAGAACGGCATTTCTGCGACCGGGCCGCGCTCAACCAGGGTCAGGACGAACTCGCCCTGCTCCAGGCTGATAAAGAAATTGGTGTTTTCGCTACCGGCGGCAATCCCCTGGAAGTCGAGCAGGCGGCCGAGCCCGTAAGGGGCGAGAAAGGTTTCCAGCTCGGGCCGAGCCAGGGGGGTGAACACAGACATGGTTAAAACTGCCAGTACGGGCGCCGCTGTGCGCGGCGCCAATTTAAGTTAAGAAATCATTTCCATTCGAAGATCTTCCATGACGGGATCAGCATATCCGGCTGGTCAGAGCGGATGAAGTTCGCATCGGTTCCGTCCGCGCGCACCAGGAAATACGGAGGCGCCCCTTTCGGAGTGACCTTGATTGCGTACAGGAACCCGTTCTGACGGTATTCCTGGATGGTCTTGTCGCCTTCCGTGCGAATGGTCACTTCCGGATCACCCCCAGGCGCATCGTCTGCCGCCATGGCAGCCAACGGAGCGAGTGCAATCAAGCCGGTCAACAGCAGGCGATTGAATGTGCGCATGATAACCTTGTCCCTTTGTCGTCATTGGTCCGGCTATTCTAGCGCCTGACCCGCCGAAAAGGTTGATTCTGCTCATGAGCCAAGCACCCCTCGTCCTGGTGGACGGTTCTTCTTATCTGTACCGCGCTTTTCATGCGCTGCCACCGCTGACCACCTCCAAAGGCCTGCCGACCGGTGCGGTCAAGGGCGTGTTGAACATGCTCAAAAGCCTGCGCAGGCAGTACCCGGACAGCCCGTTCGCGGTGGTGTTCGACGCCAAGGGTGGGACCTTTCGCGATGACATGTACGCCGAATACAAGGCCAATCGCCCAAGCATGCCCGATGACATGCGCCTGCAAATCGAGCCATTGCATCAAAGCGTAATCGCGCTGGGCTTCCCGCTGCTATGCGTCGAAGGCGTCGAGGCCGATGATGTGATCGGCACCCTGGCCCGCAGCAGCGCCGCCGCTGACCGCCCGGTGGTGATTTCGACCGGTGACAAGGACATGGCGCAACTGGTGGACGGCCACATTACCTTGGTCAATACCATGACCGGTAGTGCGATGGACATTGAGGGCGTAAAGGAGAAATTCGGCGTCGCTCCGGAGCAGATCATCGACTATCTGGCGTTGATGGGCGATTCGTCCGACAACATTCCGGGTGTTCCGGGTATTGGTCCTAAGACCGCGTCCGGCTTACTTGTAGGTGTGAACGGCGGCCTAAAAGAGCTTTATGAACAGCTGGATATCGTGCCGACCCTGCCTATCCGTGGCGCGAAGACGCTGTCGGCCAAGCTGGAAGAGCATCGGGAGATGGCGTTCCTTTCCTACCAGCTGGCGACGATCAAGATTGATGTGCCGCTGGATGTGGGCCTGGATGATCTGCACCTGATCGAACCGAACCGTGAAAAACTGCTGGAGCTGTATACGCTGCTGGAGTTCAAGAGCTGGATTGACGAGATCCAGCGTGACGCCAAGCGTGTCGAACTCAAGGCTGCTCCTGTCGTTGAAGCAGTCGTTGAAACCGTGGCGCCAGCGCAGACCACCTACACCACCATCCTCGACCAGGCGACGTTTGATGTCTGGTTGAAGAAGCTCAACGAGGCGAAGTTGTTCGCCTTCGACACAGAAACCACTGGCATCGACGCCCAACAGGCACAGTTGGTCGGTGTTTCCTTCGCCGTGCAGCCCCATGAAGCCGCCTACATCCCGCTGACCCACGCCTACATCGGCGTGCCGGAGCAGTTGGACCGTGACACCGTGCTGCTGGCCCTGAAGCCACTGTTGGAAGACCCGACCAAACTCAAGGTTGGCCAGCACGCCAAGTTCGACATGAACATCCTGGCCAACTGCGCCATCGGCGGCGACCCTGCACACGGCATTACCGTGCGGGGCATCGCGTTTGACACCATGCTCGAATCCTATGTGTTGAACGCCACCGCAACCCGGCATGACATGGACAGCCTGGCGAAGAAGTACCTGGATTACGACACCGTCAGTTTCCAGGATATCGCCGGCAGGGGCGCCAAGCAGCTCACCTTCGACCAGATCGCATTGGAGCAGGCCGGCCCTTATGCGGCTGAAGATGCCGATGTGACCTTGCGTCTGCATCAGGCGCTGTTCGCGCAACTTTCAGCCATCCCGAGCCTGGTGAGCGTGCTCACGGATATCGAGATTCCGTTGGTACCGGTGCTGGCCCGTATCGAGCGCCAGGGTGCGCTGGTGGACAAGGCGCTGCTGGGCATCCAGAGCATCGAGCTGGGCAACAAGATGGTCGAACTGGAGCGCCAGGCGTTCGAGATCGCCGGTGAGGAATTCAACTTGGGTTCGCCCAAGCAGCTCGGCGCGATTCTTTACGAAAAGCTCGGCCTGCCGGTGCTGAAAAAAACCGGCAAGGGCCAGGCGTCGACGGCCGAAGAAGTGCTGGCCAAGCTGGCTGAAGATGACTATACGCTGCCCAAGGTGCTGATGCAGTACCGCAGCATGAGCAAGCTGAAAAGCACTTACACCGATCGCTTGCCGGAACAGATCAACCCGCGCACCGGGCGGATCCACACGTCCTATCACCAGGCGGTGGCGGCTACCGGGCGCTTGTCCTCGAGTGACCCGAACCTGCAGAACATCCCGGTGCGCACCGCCGAAGGGCGGCGGATTCGCCAGGCGTTTGTTGCGCCGAAGGGCTACAAACTGCTGGCGGCGGACTATTCGCAGATCGAGCTGCGGATCATGGCGCACCTGTCGAAGGACGAAGGGTTGATGAACGCCTTCCGTCACAACCTCGACGTGCACACGGCGACGGCCGCCGAAGTGTTCAAGGTTGAGCTGGGTGAGGTTACGTCTGACCAGCGCCGCAGCGCGAAGGCGATCAACTTCGGTTTGATCTATGGCATGGGCGCGCAGAAGCTTGGCAAGGACATCGGCGTCGATACCAAGACGGCCAAGGCGTACATCGACGTGTACTTCGCCCGTTATCCCGGGGTTCGCGAGTACATGGAGCGCACCCGC
Encoded proteins:
- a CDS encoding homoserine kinase; this encodes MSVFTPLARPELETFLAPYGLGRLLDFQGIAAGSENTNFFISLEQGEFVLTLVERGPVAEMPFFIELLDVLHDADLPVPYALRTTDGVALRELKGKPALLQPRLAGKHIKDANAQHCTQVGDLLGHLHLATQGEKVLERKTDRGLEWMLAEGTQLISHLNDAQQRLLQAALTEIDAHKAQILALPRANVHADLFRDNAMFEGTHLTGLIDFYNACSGPMLYDVAIALNDWCSDADGVIDGQRARALLGAYAGLRPFTAKEAELWPTMLRVACVRFWLSRLIAAESFAGQDVLIHDPAEFEHRLAQRQQVTIQLPFAL
- the polA gene encoding DNA polymerase I encodes the protein MSQAPLVLVDGSSYLYRAFHALPPLTTSKGLPTGAVKGVLNMLKSLRRQYPDSPFAVVFDAKGGTFRDDMYAEYKANRPSMPDDMRLQIEPLHQSVIALGFPLLCVEGVEADDVIGTLARSSAAADRPVVISTGDKDMAQLVDGHITLVNTMTGSAMDIEGVKEKFGVAPEQIIDYLALMGDSSDNIPGVPGIGPKTASGLLVGVNGGLKELYEQLDIVPTLPIRGAKTLSAKLEEHREMAFLSYQLATIKIDVPLDVGLDDLHLIEPNREKLLELYTLLEFKSWIDEIQRDAKRVELKAAPVVEAVVETVAPAQTTYTTILDQATFDVWLKKLNEAKLFAFDTETTGIDAQQAQLVGVSFAVQPHEAAYIPLTHAYIGVPEQLDRDTVLLALKPLLEDPTKLKVGQHAKFDMNILANCAIGGDPAHGITVRGIAFDTMLESYVLNATATRHDMDSLAKKYLDYDTVSFQDIAGRGAKQLTFDQIALEQAGPYAAEDADVTLRLHQALFAQLSAIPSLVSVLTDIEIPLVPVLARIERQGALVDKALLGIQSIELGNKMVELERQAFEIAGEEFNLGSPKQLGAILYEKLGLPVLKKTGKGQASTAEEVLAKLAEDDYTLPKVLMQYRSMSKLKSTYTDRLPEQINPRTGRIHTSYHQAVAATGRLSSSDPNLQNIPVRTAEGRRIRQAFVAPKGYKLLAADYSQIELRIMAHLSKDEGLMNAFRHNLDVHTATAAEVFKVELGEVTSDQRRSAKAINFGLIYGMGAQKLGKDIGVDTKTAKAYIDVYFARYPGVREYMERTRAQASDQGYVETFFGRRLYLPDIHSNKPQERAAAERTAINAPMQGTAADIIKKAMVLVDNWLTDSGLDAKVILQVHDELVLEVREDLVAEVSERIREHMSAAAQLDVPLLVEVGVGDNWDEAH
- the zur gene encoding zinc uptake transcriptional repressor Zur is translated as MPITPLASRPHDHSHCVHTALSEADTLCAQKGLRLTALRRRVLELVWQSHKPLGAYDILGVLSEQDGRRAAPPTVYRALDFLLENGLVHRIASLNAFVGCNHPEHAHQGQFLICRACHAAIELEQKSISDAIISSAADVGFTVEGQTVEVVGLCSGCQGA
- a CDS encoding zinc ABC transporter substrate-binding protein → MVIVSRLFPVFVVFVTSLFINGAAQAEVKVLTSIKPLQLIAAAVQDGVAVPEVLLPPGASPHNYALRPSDVRRVQAVDLLYWIGPDMESFLPRVLKGRTATTVAVQDLPGMKLRRFAEDSHSHADDADEHDHDHRPGSLDSHLWLSTVNARVIAARMAADLAAADPANAVRYQSNAKAFDGRLDVLDARLKARLAPIGGKPYFVFHEAFDYFEEAYGLKHAGVFSVAAEVQPGAQHVAAMRTRLQEVGKTCVFSEPPLRPRLAETLVAGLPVKLAELDALGGYTPATAQGYEQVLEKLGNDLAGCLESL
- the znuB gene encoding zinc ABC transporter permease subunit ZnuB, whose protein sequence is MADFLLYALLAGLALALVAGPLGSFVVWRRMAYFGDTLSHAALLGVAMGFLLDVSPTIAVTVGCLLLAVLLVTLQQRQPLASDTLLGILAPSTLSLGLVVLSFMHEVRIDLMAYLFGDLLAISPTDLAWILGGSATVLVLLVALWRPLLAITVHEELATVEGLPVPALRMALMLLIAVVIAVAMKIVGVLLITSLLIIPAAAAQRHARSPEQMAIGASLLGMFAVCGGLALSWFKDTPAGPSIVVTAAALFLLSFVLPRRGV
- a CDS encoding DUF2782 domain-containing protein, which encodes MRTFNRLLLTGLIALAPLAAMAADDAPGGDPEVTIRTEGDKTIQEYRQNGFLYAIKVTPKGAPPYFLVRADGTDANFIRSDQPDMLIPSWKIFEWK
- the znuC gene encoding zinc ABC transporter ATP-binding protein ZnuC; translated protein: MSNALIRLEQVGVTFAGQNVLDNIALSVEPGQIVTLIGPNGAGKTTLVRAVLGLLKPDTGSVWRKPKLRVGYMPQKLHVDPTLPLSVLRFLRLVPGVDRTRAQAALKEVGAEQVIDSPVQSISGGEMQRVLLARALLREPELLVLDEPVQGVDVAGQAELYSLITRLRDRHGCGVLMVSHDLHLVMSTTDQVVCLNRHVCCSGHPEQVSGDPAFVELFGKNAQSLAIYHHHHDHAHDLHGAVVEDPSTPHVHGDSCKHG